The Cyclopterus lumpus isolate fCycLum1 chromosome 1, fCycLum1.pri, whole genome shotgun sequence sequence CTGCACATAGCCAAGCCAAGAAGCAATACAATTTGTGTCCGAAAGCTTTTATGACATATAAGGATTTGTATTATTCGTGCTGCTCAAAATGTACAACCAACACAAAATTATTGTTGCCAATTTCTCAGTCAGTGTTTCAGCAGACCTTTTGGTTTCTGAGAAATGAACCTAAACAGTTCACATGAACTCCTGATGGTCATAGATGGACACATAACTTTCTGATTaagtgaaattaaaataaaaagtgataataaaaagtattataTCTATAGTTAAACAATGACAGCTAATTTAGATGTAAAGTTGGTGGCTTGCGGTTATTAAGACCTGCatgtttcctgtatttatttaccaGTAATTTCGTCAAATGGTGCTTCGGATGGAGCTgtacttttgtttctttattgttACACCTTACCATAGGACTGTCAGCACTATTCATCTGGGCAGAGAGAATGTATGATCCTCTACCTCTGATTTGCAAAGCTGTCCACTGTCTCATATTACTTATGCACAGCGAGGTGACCTCTTGTGACATTTGTGACTTTTTGTTCtatcaaaacaagaaaaaaatgtttcttgttttatttagtggAGGTAAGATATTGAGTGTTTTTATAGATTAGAAAATGTAGAAACAATTGTAGCAGAACACAGAGGTCATACAAGGTCATTGTTGGGATCAGAAAATATAACCAATTAATATATTGTCTATAAAAcagatatattattaataaaaataaaaggggTTACGGTATTACTAGATATGGATAACTATACCCTGAGCCGGCCACTTAAACAGCTTTCGGTGGTCATTTCATGTTGGGGATAAATGCTAAGAAGAGAAGCCTATGATCGCTTAAATTGACTTACAATAGACAACATCATATTTAGGTTTCAGGTATTTTACCGATAATAGGCTGCACTTAACACTCAGTTTATAATGTCCACCATCATAACAAACATCAATGggatgtgtatttgtgtttaactTGAGCTTATACTTGTGCTGATAGGCAGTAAAGAAGAACCTATTATTTAGGAATGGGGGAAATAGTAACATTAACCCTTGAGGTCGGGTCTGATGTGTAAATGCCGACCCCAGCTAAATAAACTCCTCTCACCTGATGCAAGGCTAAATAGATCAGAGCCTGTGGACCTGGGTAATAACTGCTCCTCTCGGTGAAACACTTTTAGTACAGACCTTCATGTAGAGACAGGTGATGAAATAAAGGAAATACCTGAATATATCAGTCAATATAATGATtatctataaaatgtcagaaaataatgGAAACAATTGCCAATCCCAACTTCCTAAGACCCATGGACTTCTTCAAAGTGTGTGTTCTGTTAGACCAACGTCTGATGATATTCAGTTTGCAAACACATTCTCACAACTcagagattgtaaagccctctgaggcaaatttgtaatttgtgattttgggctatacaaaatatatttaattgaataagTCTGTTTCATATTTTATCAGTGAAATTGTGTTTCAATTTTGgttatgtttgttttacagTTACTCGTCATCAGAGATAGAGGATACCAGCCAGACACCACAGTCAAGTCCTCTTTCAAAGTGCTCTGTCTTTATTGTTGGagtcagagtgacggccagtgggaagaagctgttcctgtgtctgctggttttggcgtacagtgctctgtagcgcctaccagaggggaggagttggaacagcttgtgtccagtgtgtgaagggtctgcagtgatctttccagctcgcttcctgactctggaggtgtacaagtccaggatggaaggcaggctggaaccaataggtctctcagcagacctgactatccgttgtagtctgtctctgtcctgtttggtggccgatccaaaccacacagtgattgaagaacagagaacagactggatgatggtggagtagaacaggatcagcagctcctgtggcaggttgtacttcctgagctGGGGCAAAGTCTGGGGCAAAGTCTGGGCCAAAGtctgctgggcctttttccagatggtgttgatgttggaggcccacttcaggtcctgggagattgtggatcccagaaacctaaaggtctccaccgcagacacagtgctgttgagtatggTGAGGGGGGGAAGTGTTGGGGGGCTCCTCCTAAAGTCCATTGTCATCTCCACAGTTTTGggcttgttcagctccaggttgttctgaccacaccagaggaccagctgttcaACCTCCCGTCTGTACGCAGACCCATCACCGTTCCTGATGAGGCCGATgaccgttgtgtcgtctgcaaacttCAGGAGTTATTATTGTCTTTCTTGTATTTGTGGGGAATTAAATGCAAAAGTAGCAGGTTGCATAACCCTTTGTAAATAAATGGTAACATTCTGGCATATGCCGTCTAATTCCCTTTCCTCTGGAATCTCTCTCAATTATTGTTGACTGTTTGATTACCTTACACAGGCCTTCTCATTACCAGGCACTTACCTATATCCccttttatattaatgtgccaCCCTGTGTTCAATGTTAGAACTCCATGTCTAAATTCACCCTCTGTTTCCCTCAAAGGtaaaagaaagcaacaaaacTACATTATGGCTTCAACAGTCATGTTTGATTCATATTGACTATTGTATAAGCAATATTGCTTATATAtttagaactctcagtggccagttcactcagagaGGTTCCAGTATTGGAGCAGCACACACTAAAGCTTTCgtaatgctgtgttcacaccaaacgcgttgcgaatattcgcaacgcttttggtgtgaacgctgTGTTTTAGAATTCTCTATCTTAactggccagttcactcagataggttccagtaTTGAAGCACCACACACTAAAGCTATTCTGAGAGTTCTAAAGCTGTGTTTTAGAATTATCAGTGACCAATTCGCTCAGAGAGGTTTGAGTATTGCCGCAACATACACTAAAGCTTTTGTGAGTTCTAGAATTATCATATTTTTCTCATATCTGCACTGTGAATTCTAAAGCTGTGCTTTAGAACTctgtggccagttcactcagataggcaGTATTGAAGCACCACTAAAGCTTTTGTGAGCTTTAGAACTCTCGATCTGAACTGGCCACATAGTTCTAAAGCTGAGCTTTAGAACTCTCAGAGGCCAGTTCATTCAGATAGGTCATCTGGCTGACTTTCCTACAAACTATTAAAATGTCCTCAGGTTTTTTATGAATTGCTCATCTTGATCTTAAAGTCAAACACTTTAAAGAGTGAATACATAACTATTTTTGGTTTTAGGGATGTTTTTCTGTCGGTCAGGGCACTACTTTGGTCCAGActtaaatatctcaacaactgttgAATCCTGGTTTTAAAGATCCACTGACTATTCCTCAAATCACCATCAGCAGGTTTTGAGTTTTAGTGAACTATTTCAACAACTACTGGATAGATTGTCAATACATTTGGTGCATATCCAAAGTGCTCAGATGATCGAtcccagtggttctcaaccatCTTTCCGTGATGTACCCCCaattaaatattgtttccaCTGGACTAATAACTGTGGacattgcgtgtgtgtgtgcgcgtgtgttctGCACTGCCGTTCCCGCACATACTCTATCCCAGCTGCAAATTAGGGGtgtaacataataaatataacttTGCCCATGTGgttgatttaatatagaatatataaaattcagttCAATGAATGCTTAtttaaaatttttattttttacaaatctcacgtacccccatttgagaatcACTGGTTTAGAGAGTATAGAAACAAAAGTAATGGCATAGAAAAAGTAATTAATGAGATGTATAGCATTGTATGTAATAACTCTACATGTATTCATAGTATAGTTAGTTTATAAAAGTAACAGTTCTCTTGTGTGAAAATAACTCACaaagaggtcaacaggtttcATGAGAAGGtggagggatcctcctctgttgctccaaagggttcttccattttttcgggggagtttttcctggaccgatgtgagggtcaaaggtcagaggatctTGTATgtggacagattgtaaagccctctgaggcaaatgtgtgattttgggctatacaaaataaattgaattgaatagtacTGCTGCCTACATGTAGCTGCCCGGTGAGCACAAACATGTCTGAAAGACAGCATGTTTGGACGTCTAGAAGACGTTTTTAGAGAAGCGAgaaagacatttatttgtatcttttcTCACACTcgcatgtacacacactaaATAAACCATTATTTGTGCCTTGCTTTCATTTTACTCTGAACACAATCTTTAGCACAGAAGTCGACGACTGATGAGGCGATTCTCTGTCAGAGAGGCTTTGGACCGAATTAAGCGATACATTTTCAATGTCTATTCACAGCAGTTATTCATGTAAAACATATTCAGGGATATTCAATCTTAGTCCCTAGTGTTGGTCAAGCTCCAAAATTCAAACTGGGTCCTACATTTCTCATGATACAACTTGATAGTATGTTTTCATGAAACCCTCTCTTTCTGGTAAATACTTCTTTCAAACACCACACCCTGGTCAGACAATGAGGGTTAATTCAGGAAGAATGAACTCCTCCGACTCAAACAAACAGTCTGTGTAATATACAATGTACAGAGCAGTACAATTTTGCTTCATGAATTAACTATGAATGTTTGTATACAATACTTTACATCTTTAAATAGTATGACAATGCGTTTAATTTGCAATGAAGCAGgattcaaattcaaataattTTATACAAACCACGTCAACATATCAAACACACAGTGGAGCAACTTTTCAATTATTCTAAATATAATGTTAAACACGCTGAGAAATACATATTGCAGCTTTGCAGCCAAGCTGTATTGCATTTTTTAGGAGCCAGTATCCAGGaacctaaaacaaaaaacaaataagacaTGCTTAGATTGTGGTACTTTAAATGACAATAATTAAATACTGCAAAGACAGCTCAATACTGGTAAATGACTACTGATATTTATGTGTTGTAGTGTACTTTGATTTCAAAAGGCATCTTCTAATAAAGTTTTTATGAAAAGTAATTATAAGCATGGTGCAGTGAAAGAGAAGTAAATTACACTTACTGTTTCAGCATCATGCTCCAATCCTGTATCATGATGCTCCATCTCATCATCTCTGAATTCCTTTATGACCTATTAAAATGCAACACAATGCCATTCATAAGGCTACAAACAGGAAAAGTATATTGCTCTTTTGAGggtgcctcttttttttaaatgttcttatttACATGGTTCACATTTGTTGCTCCAGACAACTTAAAATGTATGCTATTATCACAATTTCCATTCATATGATTAGATTGATGATTAGATTCTGCATGATTGATAGTGCACAAATATTTTATGTAATATGATCAGGCATAATAACAACTGAATTGACTCTTTCAAAGTCTTAGTATTTGGATCTTCATGTGTTGAGTGCAGCTGTGGTTTGAGCAATCTGTAAAGTATCCAGAAACGTTACTAATGATAAAATGCCAAATCCATGTCAATGGGTAATTTGCCATTTGCTATGATGTATACAAATTCAAGAAGCTACTGCATCTTGGGGAACGTGCCCAAACAAAGAAAGACATAAACTGTAACTTGTGACATTGTCCAGCTACAAATGTCAAAAATTTGAACAATGAAGACACAAAGTCAAAAATCAGAGTGTTTAACCTTGGAGATAGCGGTTACAAATGAAGGAAAGCATGCAATCCACCATTTAATCCACTGGTTGAAAGCAAAACGTTGTGCTGGCCAGCATGCACGAGCGGCAACAATCAAATCTAAATAGAGAACTTTTGCATAGATATAACCACATTGTTTTCACTGTGCAAATATGTCAGTCTCGTATTGTTCTGGAGAACATAGCCAGGCTTTAGGCCATCCCTTTTAAATATACAATCTATAGAAACACTCAACTGTCTTATTTATGCTTTCCCTAAGCgatgatgttttaaatgtagaACCCTCTATTTTGATGCTTACTTTCTTGATCCCCTCTGCGACATGCATGTTTGACATTACTCCTTTCTTTTGTTGAGatgcttgtttgtttctgtgtaatACTATACAACTCTGTACCACGAGTAAACAAAATCCACACTAACGTTCCTTCACATGCTTTATGTATCACGACAATGCAAAGTGTCAGAGTTACAGAGAAAACAGTGGCCGACTCACTTGTAACAGTTCGGTGTATCTCTCGGGGTCCTTCTCCATCAGAGCTCTTATCTGGCTGTTGTAGTGCTCGGAGATACTCTCCTCCACCGCCACAGTGCATGCCATAGCCCCCTCTTTTCCCAGCAGTGCGCTGGATGCACCTGGAgtagatttaaaacaaaaataaatacacatttaagatTTAATAATAAAGCAGCAACTGACTACATATTGGCCAAAAAATAGTAGTGAAATaggataatatttttttttttatacacttaTCAACATCAAGTTATAATATGTGGGTGGATGAAAGCACCATTAAGACAAAAGTATTTCAGGATTCTTCGACAGCAGATAGAACTCTAACTTTATACACATTAAATGAAGCATAATACAAACCCAAGCAAAACAAACTAAGCTACTTTACAAGCACTCCGAACCGGGTACGGTGTCCAAATCACTtttatttgcatgtgttttgttcTTCACAGTAAATGTATCTCATGACGTTATTTTGAACTCTGCAGTATGCTTATGGCTGGTACCAACCTAAAACAAATCCAGCAATATTCCAGATGGGTAACAGCGCTGTGGGACGAACTCTGTTCTCAGCCAGAATCTCATCGAATTTCGCtaagtgtttcttttcttgatCCCACATTtcctaaagaaaaacaaacatgaacatgggagTATTAAAAATGATGCAGATGcacaagtgtttttaaatgaaacgtTTAAGTCACAGTAGGCAATATTTTAAGTGAATATATACGTATTACtaatttaaaacctttttttgtgaGTTTCTTCCATGACTTATGCATATTGAACACTTTTCTAACATTTGAAGCCATCACTATCAACTGTGCAGGTTGTGGGCCAGTGATGCGTTTTACAGATACACATTGTTTGCTCCTTCAAAGTCATGTGTGTGTCGCACTGCGCACGCACCTGGATGAGGGGTCCAATACTAGATCGTCCCAACACTGCCATCTGGCCGGCGTAGATACGGTTGGCCCCGAATTCCCCAGCGTGGTCCACGCGCAGCATCTGGTCCaacatctccttctcctcaccgtCGCGTGGGGTCGGGACTATACCGTAAGCGCGTGCGCTCAGCTGCAGGGGCACTATTATATAATACAGGCTGTGGTTACAACAAATTAACAAACACGTAACAACATTGAATCCATAAGGATGCACGTGTCGCTTCTTTGAGAACGTCAGGGCTAAACGTGGGTTACACATTAACTAACATTTCAGTGTCGGTGGATTTGATCCCAGTgagaattttttttgtttttatgttataaGTTTCGCGTTAAAAATAACAGTCTTTAGTAGAGTCTTATGGATGGAAATGTAATAGTAACATTTCCACTTTCTGTTCTTCTGTGCTAAAGAAATGATGACCATTAACAAACAATATCTCACTTTCAAAAAACAACGTTAGCTAGAAAGCATGTTACAGGTGAGCCCAGTAACGCTGCTGGTAGCCTAGTGACTCCATACTTTACATTTATATGCACTCAATACAGAACAGCAGTTAAGAAACCAATGCAAACCAACGCTAACGTCACCGCTGCATATCGTTACATCCCGACCAGGTAGTATTGGGTTTGCATTTGTAGCTCTTCGCTGACGTCAACGTGACGGCTTACCTCTGCATTTTAAACACTGGCGAATCCCGCTCGACCCGTCGTGTAACGCCGTGAACGCGGCTCTGTGCATGGCACTCGCTTTACGGTTCAGCTGCCCGTCTTATCAAAGAAACGTACGAGAAATGTGCGCAAACTGTCATTGAAATTGTCAGAAGGTGGACGTGGCGCAGGCCTATGACGCACGCGCTTAGCGACTTGCAAAACACCGCCCTCGCTGACCCGAGCACACTTTAGTTGACCTAATAATAAGCTACTTAGTATAAGGAACACTGCAAACAGTCACATCCGATGTGTGCTACAGCATGGCACGTCTTACAGGAGATATCAAAGAGTTATTATGTGTCATTGTAATGTATGTATTCTAAAACACCAGTCTCAGTTCTGTTTGagagtgaattattattattatgtgactctgtttatgaattatttggtgtatgtgtgtgtgtttaaaaaagaagaaaaatacatccTAATGTTTCTATAAGATTGGAGGGCTTACAGCTGTGCATCAAGGAGTTTCGCTATAGGCTCGTCATCCTGTGCAGATCCAGGGTCTGTCACTAGATGGCATTAGCTTTCTTTAATGTTCATCTTGATTTAATATTTGCTCAATGGCCCATGCAGTTTTATGGGTGCAAGAACTATGCTGAAATTAAGGAAGAAGATTAAAGAAAACTGGGTCAATAACTCTCtaagatacattttaaaagttaaggGGTCAGTTGGAGAAGTGAAATTGGTATAAATGACCATTAAGCATTATTTCTTTTTGTAGCTGACAGAATtcttaatgttttcttttgttacgGACTGCATGAATTAGATGGGCAGAGTGAGGGTTTGTAACTTTGGGATCCAAGTGAACCCCAAAGAGTTAAGTGCacaatattcattcatatttaattgtTATAGCAGGTTCAATATGGAGGTTGATGATTTatgtctgtgttgttttcttgtacGTTTCTTTTGTctatgtctgtttttttctataGTTGGTCAATATGCTGTGTAATGtatgattattttaattttgttttagaTAGCGTTGCGTAACCTgtgtaaaatgaaaatgaaatgattaAAAGAAAGTTTGGCACAGTGAGATCTACTATATAGCTTCATGTTGCTGTGCAGGGTCACAGGATCAGCAGTCACTAGTCCGTCACAGTGCAATCCACATCCACACTTAGCAGGCAATTTAGAGTTCACATGGTCTACGTAACTTTGCTCAGTAGGAGGAAACCaagaattaaaaataatgaactaAATACAGAAAATTAGCCCCTGGCCAGACACTTTCTCTTGCTTTTCTATGTCAAACAAATCATGAGTGCATCTTTTTGTTACGTGAACTCTAGTTGGTCCAAGTTTCATAATCATTTCACTGCAGTGTGGCCCTCCAAACAATTACATTTCACCTAATGCAAATGGTTTGCTCTGAGCCTCCACATTATCTGTCactatcatttacatttttttttatattagtcAGCATTATCTAGAAATGCATGTGTGACtcttgtcattaaaaaaagctatttttGCAAAGCACATAAAATGGTGCTGGGACTCAGGAATCTGTGGAATGATGGGGTTGAGTGCTGCAGAGCTGTGATGGTCATGAATAAACAAGGCCGGGACAGTGAATGGCGGGGTGTGTCGgtttggtctgtgtgtgtgtttgtggtgagaCACTGGTTAAGTGTTCCCTTATCCGGCTGTCTGACTGTGGGTGGCTACGCATGTGGGGCTACACATCGGTACGCGTGGGTTGCTGTTGTCCTCTctgcctgagtgtgtgtgcaggtcacAGGTGTGAGCCGGGCTGGATTAACAACAGGTCCCCAAAGGCCCGGGTATGGGTCTAAGCAGGTAGAACGTGTGTTGTTAAGACTCTTTTTTTCCGCCTTTCAGACCTTTATTATGTTCACATGGTGCACATTTCTAGATAAAATTATGATTAATCAAATGATCCCAAATTTGCACAAAGAAAACCAGGTAGTATTATTCCAGCAGGGGAGTAGTGGTTGTTTTCTTCGTTCTCTGGCTCATAATGAAACTGCCATTTATAGTCTGCTGTGTGCACTGTAATTAGTGGCGAAGTACACGGTGCACAAAGGGGGGCAGGTGGGGGGCAAAAGCTTGCAGCCCTGTAACATGTTAATCCAGGTATGGGTGTGAGGAGTCGGGGGATGAATGCCTGAACTGAGCATCTTTTGATTCACTATGATATCAGGTCTAATGAGCCTTTAAGTGGAGTCTTACACTGGGGCTTGATGTCTGTGGACAGACTGGAGTGTGTCTGGCTTACTCGAGGCACATGGTAGGAGGATTTGCGGAGAGTAAACTAACCCTTTCAGCACAAGTGGCTTACAGAAAGCCTTTGCAGAAGTGTGTGACAGGTGCAATGTCCATCAACAAAGAGTAAAACACTCCCTTTCAGAATACTGTATCACGGATATGATGTAATCAACAGACGGGTCGTAATGGTAGCGCAATTGAAGGGCAGAAAGACCAAAAGAAAGTGAATGTGTTCTTACTGTTGAGTGTGCTGCAACTGAGTAGATTAAAGACAAAACCGCCGAGCCGGAAAAAAGAGTGAGACTGCCATATGTGTCTATAtacctgtatgtatgtgtgtctaactgtgtttgtgtaatgttTGCATGCATCCATAAAAGTGTGTGAGTCTGCACACCCTTGCTCCGAGGCTCTGGTCAGACAGTGCATAGCTGTGGTGGGACGCAGGCTGAGCGCTTCTAGACTGTAGTGAGTCAACAAAGTCTGCTCTCACTGAGAGGAGACATGATAGGTCTTGTCCTGTTTGGTCCCTGACTGCAGGGTGGTGGACATCtaaagcttgtgtgtgtgagtggcagGTATGAtgtcaaatgtgttatttacaCAAATTTGGAATCCATGTCAGCAACATGCGTCAGTGTCTGCGCTGACGCACGTAATATTGCTCTTGACATCCCACtcctcaaataaaatgtaagaaaagaaTGATTTTGGTTCAAAGCTTTATGAGCACTTAGCCTCTCTGAGTCTTTGTGTTTGATATTTAAGCTCTTCTAACAATTTGTATCTTTTAATCTTAGTCTCTATAGTGTTGGTCAAGCTCCAAAATTCAAACTGGGTCCTACATTTCTCATGATACAACTTGATAGTACGTTTTCATGAAACCCTCTTTTTCTGGTAAACACCACACCCTGGTCAGACAATTTTCTTGTCATCTCCTATTACAagcgaaaaaagaagaaaaaaaacttccatCTATCTGTCCCTTCAAAATAACCCCAAGGATCAGCTCAATTATGCTATGAGCCAGCCCTGTCCGTGAATACAGTTAAATGCTTAACATAAATATTCTATATCCTCCTACGTTAATTCAGGTACAGAGTCGGGAGTTGGCATCTATCCTGGAACAAATATATTCACTGTCACACCAAAGGAAAAATCTCCAATTCACCAAAAACACGTAGTTTTAGACTGTGAGTAGAAACTCAGGGGAAATGCAAAAGAACAGTGAACAGTCTGATTTGCACCTTCTTTGTATTTCAGAATTACTGATTCCGATGCCAAAATCATCCTCCAAGATATGCAAGTCCTCTTTGGTTTGGACCCTGTTCATTGGGAGGTCAAAGTGCAAGATTAGCAACAGGAAAGTGGCCTTAAATGGCCTTAACCGTTTGTCTTGTCAGAACCACAGTTGCGTGTCACTTTTATTTATGAACTTTGAGGAGCGTTGTTGATACCCACAAATACTGCCGAGGCTGCCCTTGACAATATAAATTCTTTAACTGCATGGTATTTCCCTTGAAAACAACAGTTATTCAACCCAAATtgatacaaaaaagaaagaaattaaagttATGCAACATTGTTTAAAATGCCAACCCTTTTATGGTTTGGTGGTATCCCTCTGGAACAGGCAAGATGTCTCATAAAATAGTACAACAACATGATTCAATTTCTGATTTAAATTCACAAAGTCTCCAAAAAGAAACACCACCTAACCCTTTTTATAGATGACTATACAAGATTAAAACCAGAGGAAAGTGATTTCTCTTTATTATTGAATTGTTTACACTTGAAAATATATCTTGTACAGACCTAGTTAAATCACACTCTAAACCGCCTGTTTTCATGGACACCGAAGAGTGTATTTAGCTTCGTCTGGTACAAGTTAAATAGCCCTTGTCTGTCTGGCACTATTCCTTTAgttctattttttttcacacCAAAGGGATCGgagataatatttaaatgtgttctttgtCATGGGGGAATTGAAAACTCATGCACGTTTTGGCAATCCTCATCAAGACATAGATTTTTGAATGAAATGTTTCATAAATAGCGATATAGTTCAAATAGGAAGCCAATAGAGAAATCACATTCATGGCCACCTGAgacaaacatgtaaacaaactttGGAAAATGAGTCAAAAGTACAGCCTCGTCAACAGAAATTAGAGCTACCTCAATGGCAAGCTCAGACATATGAGccagttaataaaaaaaaaaggtgtactCCCACTTGAGGAGAAACAGTGTTTCTTTTTGActaacatattttgttttataatagGATAGAGGTACCAACGTTTTCACATTCAAACTAATTTTGAACACAGAGGCAGACACATTTAAGGAAACAATCCATTTAAAGGGGGTGATGTCAAACTGAGCAGCCCTTCATGTATGCAAACCTGTCATTTAACCAGCATTTCCTGTTTGCCACAGGATGTGACTCTCTTTACTTTGCTTTTGCTGTCCTAAATGGTTTTCCGGAAGTCGCGTTTGTACTCTGTGATTTACAGAGTACAAACTGAGGGTTACCAGTGTATGAGTACAAACTGTACAAATGGCTCTGCAATAGAAAGTTAAGTGACAAGTGTTACATTTTGGGTGCGTCATGTGGGCAGATACATGATCTACTAGAGTGTATGGTTCTCATTTTTCTAGCATTTTTTATGACTGAATGTAAGTAGAGTTCAGGCCAGAAgatgaaaacaattattatatttcagGGTCATTTTGCCACTTTGGTGCTGCTGGGTCGGTGACTAGCAAGCGCATGTTaactttctttgttgttgttattgtgaaacTGCCATGACTCAATGAGTGCTTAACAGCTGGCAGCAATCCAACAGTTATAAAGAAGCGAAACAGACCAGAAATAAAGCTGTGGCTGATTTTGGAGATAGTCAGAACATAGACATATGATATTATAACAACAGCAGCAAGTGGTAGAAAATATGCTGGACATGATTCTACCACATACTCATCCCACTGGTTTTCCACCCTGAAAAAGACAACGTTTTTAAAGTGCGTAGGGAGTGGATGATTCCCTAATAAATGACACTACCGCAATCCAGGCCTCCCCCTCAGTTTTTCTTGGTGATATTTTTAGAGGGGTTCGGCCCACAATCCTCAAGGGAAAAGACGAggagttgtttttgttgatggCCATCTAACCACTTCAGTGTGGTGACTTGTGATGGTGCCTTCATACGTCACAAGAGGCCAGAGTGAGTGGGAGTCAGGCTCCGGGCTCTATTAAGGGGGGAGCCAGTCACCCAGGTTATTGGGCAACTTGTGACGGGAGACCGTCCCGTGGATTTCCAGTCACTGCTATATTAGGCCAACAGTAGGTCTGCTTTGAGTTTAGAGAGAAGCCACAATATCCTATGAAGCATTGTTAAAGTAATTGGGCAGTGTTTACTCCGAGGGCTTGCCTGTTTAAACTGAGGCTGCTGAGTCTCTGCAGATGCTACGCAAGACAAAGTAAGGCTGTAGATGGAGGGATATGACACCTTGTTAAAAGTGAAAatcaattttttaaaataatttctatGAAAATTACATTGATAAACCAACAAGGGTAACAGATATATCTGCAACTTCAATTGATAATATATTGACAAATTATATTCAGAGTA is a genomic window containing:
- the coq7 gene encoding 5-demethoxyubiquinone hydroxylase, mitochondrial, translated to MHRAAFTALHDGSSGIRQCLKCRVPLQLSARAYGIVPTPRDGEEKEMLDQMLRVDHAGEFGANRIYAGQMAVLGRSSIGPLIQEMWDQEKKHLAKFDEILAENRVRPTALLPIWNIAGFVLGASSALLGKEGAMACTVAVEESISEHYNSQIRALMEKDPERYTELLQVIKEFRDDEMEHHDTGLEHDAETVPGYWLLKNAIQLGCKAAICISQRV